The Kozakia baliensis genome includes a region encoding these proteins:
- a CDS encoding MFS transporter, giving the protein MATLGSTGLYGAKRTQAMLAVALSVLLSVLDYAVANVALPTIARDLHASSSQSIWVINAYQLASLSMLLPLASIGARIGFARMCRIGIGVFLVASICCALSHSLLQIALARALQGVGGASIMSVNIALIRFIYPHNELGKGIALNGLVIGTGVALGPTVGSIVLSFATWPWIFWINLPLGLAALGLASAALPITPQSENKIDKVGAVLTALAFSVTVIGADDLVHGGSFGGAAAVLFGVCCWGVLLRYQKGRAEPIMPVDLLGLPEFLVAFLVGTIGFIASNFFIIAMPFTLETLFNRPPTVTGFLITPWAVGVAVMSFTIGKWADRIPASVLSSAGLLLTSFGFVMLWWLPTDASNFDIIWRTGLAGCGFGMFQPPNNRAMMISAPHGREGGASGLLSVARLGGQTLGALFVAAVFRFATHASSLCLLLAACMAFLGASLSASRLLYAGKIR; this is encoded by the coding sequence TTGGCAACGCTTGGTTCTACTGGGTTGTATGGCGCGAAACGAACACAGGCGATGCTGGCAGTGGCCTTGTCGGTTCTGCTTTCGGTGTTGGATTATGCCGTCGCCAATGTCGCATTGCCGACCATCGCGCGTGATCTGCATGCTTCGTCCTCGCAGTCGATCTGGGTAATCAACGCTTATCAGTTGGCCTCGCTTTCCATGCTGTTGCCCTTGGCCTCCATCGGTGCGCGCATCGGCTTTGCGCGTATGTGCCGGATTGGGATTGGCGTTTTCCTCGTCGCCTCCATCTGCTGCGCGCTCTCGCATTCCTTGTTGCAGATCGCGCTGGCGCGCGCGTTGCAAGGTGTTGGTGGGGCGAGCATCATGAGCGTCAATATTGCGCTCATCCGCTTTATCTATCCGCACAACGAACTCGGCAAAGGCATCGCGCTGAACGGTCTCGTTATCGGCACGGGTGTGGCACTTGGCCCGACAGTGGGTTCCATCGTGCTGTCTTTCGCGACATGGCCTTGGATTTTCTGGATCAATCTTCCGCTTGGTCTGGCCGCTCTCGGTCTGGCCAGCGCGGCTTTGCCCATTACGCCGCAATCCGAAAACAAGATCGATAAGGTCGGGGCCGTTCTGACGGCATTGGCCTTCAGCGTGACGGTTATCGGCGCGGACGATCTTGTTCATGGCGGTAGTTTCGGCGGCGCTGCTGCCGTTTTGTTCGGTGTCTGTTGCTGGGGCGTTTTGCTTCGTTATCAGAAAGGACGCGCCGAGCCGATCATGCCGGTCGATCTGCTCGGTCTGCCGGAATTTCTTGTGGCGTTTCTGGTGGGAACCATAGGGTTTATCGCCTCGAACTTCTTCATCATCGCCATGCCTTTTACGTTGGAGACGTTGTTCAATCGGCCTCCGACCGTTACGGGCTTTCTTATCACGCCCTGGGCTGTGGGCGTTGCAGTCATGTCGTTCACCATCGGCAAATGGGCCGATCGCATTCCGGCTTCGGTTTTATCCAGTGCTGGTTTGCTTCTTACGTCATTCGGCTTTGTCATGCTTTGGTGGTTGCCGACCGATGCTTCCAATTTCGACATTATCTGGCGTACCGGCCTTGCCGGTTGTGGGTTCGGCATGTTTCAGCCACCCAATAACCGCGCCATGATGATTTCCGCACCGCATGGGCGTGAGGGTGGGGCGAGCGGTTTGCTTTCGGTGGCGCGTCTTGGTGGGCAAACGCTCGGCGCGCTTTTTGTCGCCGCCGTATTCCGGTTCGCGACGCATGCTTCCAGCCTGTGCTTGCTGTTGGCGGCCTGCATGGCGTTTTTGGGCGCGAGCTTAAGCGCAAGCCGCCTGCTTTATGCGGGTAAAATCCGATAA
- a CDS encoding class I SAM-dependent methyltransferase, with translation MKDCVHFITSQTVKTQPPLTPEITLYLATEITPIWQATEAHLAEANIEPPFWAFAWPGSQLLARFALDHPDRIKGRRVLDFACGGGLAALAACRAGAKHVVANDIDDMALAATRLNAELNGLSVETRSGDLIGSLPDCDLLFCGDVCYNQQMADRIVPWLRRCASTMEVWMADPGRPYAPKTDIERLAQYAVPTSRELEDRTERQTSLYRILPA, from the coding sequence ATGAAAGACTGTGTGCATTTCATCACCAGTCAGACGGTGAAAACGCAGCCGCCCCTGACGCCTGAAATCACATTGTATCTCGCCACGGAAATCACACCGATTTGGCAAGCGACCGAAGCACATCTCGCCGAGGCGAACATCGAGCCGCCCTTCTGGGCGTTCGCATGGCCAGGAAGCCAATTACTGGCGCGTTTCGCGCTCGATCATCCCGACAGGATCAAAGGCCGACGCGTGCTGGATTTCGCTTGCGGCGGCGGATTGGCGGCCCTAGCCGCCTGTCGGGCGGGCGCGAAGCATGTCGTCGCCAACGATATCGACGACATGGCGCTGGCCGCCACGCGCCTGAACGCGGAACTCAACGGATTGAGCGTCGAAACCCGCTCTGGCGATCTGATCGGGAGCCTACCGGATTGCGATCTGCTGTTTTGTGGAGACGTTTGCTACAACCAGCAAATGGCTGATCGTATCGTGCCCTGGCTACGCCGCTGCGCAAGCACGATGGAAGTTTGGATGGCCGATCCAGGACGACCTTACGCGCCTAAAACCGATATCGAACGACTGGCGCAATACGCCGTTCCGACCTCTCGCGAATTGGAAGACCGGACCGAACGCCAAACCTCTCTTTATCGGATTTTACCCGCATAA
- the ubiA gene encoding 4-hydroxybenzoate octaprenyltransferase has protein sequence MPQAVPHTDIRTDGWVARLPESVQPYVLLARLDRPVGTWLLLLPGVWGIELAAGRSQEQRWELILLFAIGSLVMRSAGCVVNDIWDRDIDAQVARTAGRPLASGRVSLGNALVLLAGLLLIGACVLLTLPFLCWWLAPLALVLVALYPAAKRVTWWPQLVMGFTFGFGAPMGYAAAGEKIDLPCLLLYVGTILWQLGFDTIYGFQDMDDDARIGVRSTSRLWAQQARGFIACCYLFATAFFFLAAFIARLNWAFWPVAFVATLMLGRQIVSLRTDRPALCLKLFKNNVPYAMMLALAFALGRYWA, from the coding sequence TTGCCGCAAGCCGTGCCGCATACCGATATCCGCACCGATGGTTGGGTCGCTCGTCTGCCGGAGAGCGTACAGCCCTACGTGCTGTTGGCCCGGCTCGACCGCCCCGTCGGCACATGGTTGCTGTTGCTGCCGGGAGTTTGGGGAATCGAACTGGCCGCCGGGCGCAGCCAGGAGCAGCGATGGGAATTGATCCTGCTTTTCGCCATCGGCTCCCTGGTCATGCGGTCGGCCGGATGCGTGGTCAACGATATCTGGGACCGGGATATCGATGCACAGGTGGCGCGAACGGCGGGACGTCCCCTGGCAAGCGGGCGCGTCAGCCTCGGCAATGCCTTGGTTTTGTTGGCAGGGCTGTTGCTGATCGGCGCCTGCGTCTTGCTGACTTTGCCTTTCCTTTGCTGGTGGCTGGCCCCCCTTGCCTTGGTGCTGGTCGCGCTTTACCCGGCGGCGAAGCGAGTGACGTGGTGGCCGCAGTTGGTCATGGGTTTCACCTTCGGTTTCGGCGCGCCGATGGGTTATGCGGCGGCAGGCGAAAAGATCGATCTGCCTTGCTTGTTGCTTTATGTCGGGACGATCCTCTGGCAACTCGGCTTCGATACCATCTATGGATTTCAGGATATGGATGACGATGCGCGGATCGGCGTACGTTCCACTTCCCGACTATGGGCGCAACAGGCCCGAGGCTTCATCGCGTGTTGCTACCTATTTGCGACGGCGTTTTTCTTTCTTGCGGCCTTTATCGCCCGCCTCAATTGGGCTTTCTGGCCCGTCGCCTTCGTCGCAACCCTGATGCTGGGCAGGCAGATCGTCTCGCTCCGCACGGACAGACCCGCTTTGTGCCTCAAGCTTTTTAAAAACAATGTGCCTTACGCCATGATGCTGGCGCTCGCTTTCGCCCTGGGTCGTTACTGGGCATGA
- a CDS encoding 16S rRNA (uracil(1498)-N(3))-methyltransferase, protein MQDSPRLYIDPQGFSNFVANADLPLSPNHARYLGTVLRLEAGAEVRVFNAQAGEWRAEIEAIRKDRGSLRLISQDRPPSLEQGPTLVFAPLKRDATDTVLRMGTELGVSRFVPVVTERTNTHRLNIERLQSTAIEAAEQCERLDVPKIDELRELSVVLSEWNADMPLYAALEREGLSDSKKIEKPYGVLIGPEGGFSANARQFLLRQPFVRAISLGSLILRADTAACAALALLAFRGQESL, encoded by the coding sequence ATGCAAGATAGTCCAAGGCTCTATATCGACCCGCAGGGATTCTCCAATTTCGTTGCGAACGCCGATTTGCCGCTGAGTCCGAACCATGCGCGGTATCTTGGCACGGTTCTACGTCTGGAAGCCGGAGCGGAAGTGCGGGTTTTCAACGCCCAGGCGGGAGAATGGCGCGCCGAGATCGAAGCTATCCGTAAAGATCGCGGCAGTCTGAGACTTATCTCGCAAGATCGGCCTCCATCTCTTGAGCAAGGACCGACGCTCGTTTTCGCTCCATTGAAAAGAGACGCGACGGACACTGTCTTGCGCATGGGAACGGAATTGGGCGTGTCGCGCTTCGTGCCGGTCGTGACGGAACGCACCAACACGCATCGCCTCAACATTGAACGCCTGCAAAGCACAGCCATTGAAGCCGCGGAACAATGCGAACGGCTGGATGTGCCGAAAATCGACGAATTGCGCGAGCTGTCCGTCGTTCTTTCCGAATGGAACGCAGACATGCCTCTTTACGCCGCCTTGGAGAGAGAAGGGCTTTCCGATTCGAAAAAGATCGAAAAACCGTATGGCGTGTTGATTGGTCCCGAAGGCGGATTTTCGGCCAATGCGCGGCAATTTTTGCTGCGTCAGCCTTTTGTGCGGGCCATTTCGCTCGGTTCTCTCATTCTGCGCGCCGACACGGCCGCATGTGCGGCGCTTGCACTATTGGCATTTCGTGGTCAAGAAAGCCTATAA
- a CDS encoding glutamate--cysteine ligase: protein MSNPGDQNSTPITQTAQLVSILAEGCKPREKWRIGTEHEKFGFIRPELADGRQPYAPPPYAPKGIEALLTDLAKKKGDWSPILDKDKLIGLKGQGECKSQSISLEPAGQFELSGAPVASLHDTQAEMQRHFDAIRAPSEALGIGFAPLGFQPLWKRDAMPIMPKSRYAIMRRYMPHVGSLGLDMMTRTCTVQVNLDFASEEDMVRKMRVSLALQPLATALFANSPFYEGEHNGFLSNRARIWTDTDNARSGMPDCVFEEGFGFRAYVEWLLDVPMYFIVRDGEVRDVAGASFRRWLSGEDQSKLKGLTPTLGDFEDHLTTAFPDVRLKQFLEMRGADAGRPDMMVAQSALWVGLLYDEDALTAAEALVYERPWSDYRTLRNQVPRHAMNAEFPGGLHALSQKVLAIAEQGLKARGLGEEKYLEPLHEIAAGGPTQAEYWLSLYETKWNRNVRPIFDAAAI from the coding sequence ATGTCCAACCCCGGTGATCAAAACAGCACGCCTATTACCCAAACGGCACAACTCGTCTCTATCTTGGCTGAAGGGTGCAAGCCGCGGGAAAAATGGCGCATCGGCACGGAGCACGAAAAGTTCGGCTTCATTCGTCCCGAACTTGCCGATGGACGCCAGCCTTACGCGCCGCCGCCTTACGCCCCGAAAGGGATTGAAGCGCTCCTGACGGATTTGGCGAAAAAGAAGGGCGATTGGAGTCCTATTCTCGATAAGGACAAGCTCATCGGTCTCAAGGGGCAAGGTGAGTGCAAATCGCAATCCATTTCGTTGGAGCCGGCTGGGCAATTCGAGCTTTCCGGCGCGCCCGTCGCTTCCTTGCACGATACCCAGGCCGAAATGCAGCGGCATTTCGATGCCATCCGGGCACCGTCCGAAGCGTTGGGAATCGGTTTTGCGCCGCTTGGCTTCCAGCCGCTTTGGAAGCGGGACGCCATGCCCATCATGCCGAAAAGCCGTTACGCGATCATGCGCCGCTATATGCCGCATGTCGGTTCGCTCGGGCTGGATATGATGACGCGCACATGCACCGTGCAGGTCAATCTCGATTTCGCATCCGAAGAAGATATGGTGCGCAAAATGCGCGTCTCGCTCGCCTTACAGCCTTTGGCGACGGCGCTTTTCGCGAATTCGCCGTTCTATGAAGGCGAGCATAACGGGTTTCTCTCCAACCGTGCACGCATCTGGACCGATACGGACAATGCGCGCAGCGGCATGCCCGATTGCGTCTTCGAAGAAGGGTTCGGCTTCCGTGCTTATGTCGAGTGGCTTCTGGACGTGCCGATGTATTTCATCGTGCGCGACGGGGAAGTTCGCGACGTGGCCGGAGCTTCGTTCCGTCGGTGGCTCAGCGGCGAAGACCAGTCCAAGCTCAAAGGATTGACGCCGACGTTAGGGGATTTTGAAGACCATCTCACCACGGCCTTTCCCGACGTGCGCCTCAAACAATTCCTGGAAATGCGCGGCGCTGATGCGGGCCGTCCCGATATGATGGTCGCGCAATCCGCCCTTTGGGTCGGGCTGCTTTACGATGAAGACGCTCTCACGGCGGCTGAGGCGCTGGTGTACGAGCGGCCATGGTCCGATTACCGGACATTGCGCAATCAGGTTCCTCGCCATGCCATGAATGCGGAATTTCCGGGCGGGCTTCACGCATTGAGCCAGAAGGTGCTGGCCATTGCCGAACAGGGATTGAAAGCGCGCGGTCTGGGTGAGGAAAAATACCTCGAACCACTGCATGAGATCGCTGCGGGCGGTCCGACCCAGGCGGAATACTGGCTTTCCCTTTACGAAACTAAATGGAACCGGAATGTTCGGCCCATTTTCGACGCTGCGGCAATCTGA
- a CDS encoding LolA family protein, whose protein sequence is MMKRFAFLLACVLSAAPVAAVAQAVPAQLRPAEAGWVSRVQDSLNAITVSKSRFQQIAPDGKRTTGTAWLSRPGKMRFDYDKPSPLLLVANDGKIVYQDRDLGQVTTIPLDRTPLGLLLRPNLRFSGDVTVTGFKHDNGLVQITLVRTANPSEGSLTLILNEQPLTLRSWVVQDAQGRETQIDLFDTQTGISLVPHLFDLPKEQN, encoded by the coding sequence ATGATGAAACGTTTCGCTTTCCTTCTCGCCTGCGTTTTGTCCGCAGCGCCGGTTGCTGCCGTCGCGCAGGCCGTTCCCGCTCAGCTTCGCCCTGCCGAGGCCGGATGGGTCTCGCGCGTTCAGGACAGTTTGAACGCCATCACCGTTTCGAAGTCGCGCTTTCAGCAAATCGCGCCGGATGGAAAACGCACCACGGGCACGGCTTGGCTCAGCCGTCCGGGCAAAATGCGCTTCGACTACGATAAGCCTAGCCCGCTGCTGCTCGTCGCCAATGACGGGAAGATCGTTTATCAGGACCGGGATCTCGGTCAGGTAACGACCATTCCGCTCGATCGTACGCCGCTCGGCCTGCTTCTACGCCCTAATTTGCGTTTTTCAGGCGATGTGACCGTGACCGGTTTTAAGCACGATAACGGTCTGGTTCAGATTACGCTCGTGCGCACCGCCAATCCGAGCGAGGGTAGCCTGACGCTCATTCTCAATGAGCAACCGCTCACCTTGCGCTCTTGGGTCGTGCAAGACGCGCAGGGCAGGGAGACACAGATCGACTTGTTCGACACGCAGACGGGTATTTCCCTCGTGCCGCACCTGTTCGATCTGCCGAAAGAGCAGAATTAG